The genomic window CAAATAGTTTGCATATTGTCGATCAATATTTAGACATCCCGCTTGCATGTGGGGCAAAGATCGAACCTATTGAGTTTGCATTCTATATTTCTCCAACTGATGAAGAATGTGCAATTACTAAACTGCGTGAAATCGGTATTGAGGAACAGGATCGCTTCATTGCCATCAATCCATCAGCAGGTCAACCCTTTAAAAGATGGAAACCGGAGAAATTCGCGCACTTATCTGACCGAATTGAAGAGATGTGCCTTGGGAAAGCTGTATTTGTTGGTGGTCCGGGTGATGTTGAAATTGAAGAACAAATCGCTTCATTAAAGAAAAGACTGATGCGTAGTCTTATCGGTAAAACAAGTTTGAAAGAGTTAGCGGCTGTTTTGAAGCATTGTAACGTGCATATCTGCGGTGATACAGGTTCAGGGCATATTGCCGTAGCAGTAGGCTCAACTTGTATCGGTATTTACGGACCAACCGATCCTGATCGTTCTGGTCCCTACCTCCAGCGTTCAAACGTTCTTTGTAAACGTGACCCTGATGAAATCAAGCAACTCAATGCTGCCAAAGATGGGCCGAGCGCCGATTTGGTGACAGTTGATGAAGTTTGGGATATGCTTGTTAGCTTAATGGGGGTAGGCCATGCTTGCACCTAAAAAGATTTTAGCGATTACCAAGCATCGTTTTTTTGGCGATACGATCATTGCAATTCCTGCGTTGCGTGCCCTTCACGCTTACTTTCCTGATGCGCCAATTACACTATTGACCGGCTCTGCCGCAGCAGAAATGATGCAGGGCTGCCCCTATGTTGCTGAAGTTATCGTTCATGAGGGACTTCGAGATAAGTCATCATTAATCGAACGATTCGAGCTCATGCGCTGGATGAAGCGAAGCCATTTTGATTTGGCGTTCATTTTCGATCGCTCAATTTTCAGGGCGTTTTTGGTTCGAATGGCCGGAATACCTGAACGAGTTGGGCTGAATGCTGAAGGACGCAGTTGTCTGCTCACTAAATCTGTTCGTTGGGATCGCGATAAGCATGAGTTGGAATGCCTGCTTGATATAACAACCGCATGCAACATCCCAGATGCAGGAAAGCATTTGGAATTATGGCTTTCTGATAATGAAAAATCGGAGCCAATTGAAAAGTTTGGGCTTATTACTGAGACGCCACGGGTAGTTATTCATCCCGGAACCAACGATTCGTATATTCGTCAGTGGCCGGC from bacterium includes these protein-coding regions:
- a CDS encoding glycosyltransferase family 9 protein, with product TLDLQGLLKSAILARISSRKTYSYHWQREGARLFAKPIPRQTNSLHIVDQYLDIPLACGAKIEPIEFAFYISPTDEECAITKLREIGIEEQDRFIAINPSAGQPFKRWKPEKFAHLSDRIEEMCLGKAVFVGGPGDVEIEEQIASLKKRLMRSLIGKTSLKELAAVLKHCNVHICGDTGSGHIAVAVGSTCIGIYGPTDPDRSGPYLQRSNVLCKRDPDEIKQLNAAKDGPSADLVTVDEVWDMLVSLMGVGHACT
- the waaF gene encoding lipopolysaccharide heptosyltransferase II — its product is MLAPKKILAITKHRFFGDTIIAIPALRALHAYFPDAPITLLTGSAAAEMMQGCPYVAEVIVHEGLRDKSSLIERFELMRWMKRSHFDLAFIFDRSIFRAFLVRMAGIPERVGLNAEGRSCLLTKSVRWDRDKHELECLLDITTACNIPDAGKHLELWLSDNEKSEPIEKFGLITETPRVVIHPGTNDSYIRQWPAGSYAEVAAQLYAETQCQIILVGSKAECDAAGAVAQRLTTPYLNCAGQTSLREVFGILANCDLLIGADTGLMHAAVALGISTIGIYGPTKAKRWAHDTPINRSFYTTTTSPHPSDTEIRACLDAIKPSSIAEAALNLLQKRKGSQDES